In one Streptomyces sp. T12 genomic region, the following are encoded:
- a CDS encoding transcriptional regulator, whose protein sequence is MPERNIEFGRYGASGIKGHEAVARQLDALASFIATPITAPRGLLARLHYLTRTDHARQAAREAGLTVTDRTLKAWLDGKRSPSRKNLEGIETAYRTVRRHNVARYLLSRLNREGRGTRVEFHPLNQSQVDRPRQRVVSYRTLNVRHWDRIVEAWANDDEAALDDAWISDAVVDLGSEWGQYEYVTNIGFAA, encoded by the coding sequence GTGCCGGAGAGGAATATCGAGTTCGGCAGATACGGCGCTTCCGGCATCAAGGGACACGAGGCCGTCGCCCGCCAGCTCGACGCGCTCGCCAGCTTCATCGCCACCCCGATCACCGCACCGCGTGGCCTGCTTGCGCGGCTGCACTACCTTACGCGTACCGACCACGCCCGCCAAGCGGCCCGCGAGGCCGGCCTGACTGTCACCGACCGCACCCTCAAGGCGTGGCTGGACGGCAAGCGCAGCCCCTCGAGGAAGAACCTCGAGGGGATCGAGACGGCCTACCGCACGGTGCGACGACACAACGTGGCCCGCTACCTCCTCTCGCGCCTCAACCGTGAAGGCCGCGGAACCCGCGTCGAGTTCCACCCGCTCAACCAGTCCCAAGTCGACCGACCCCGCCAGCGCGTGGTCTCCTACCGCACGCTCAACGTCCGCCACTGGGACCGCATCGTCGAGGCGTGGGCCAACGACGACGAAGCGGCCCTGGACGACGCCTGGATCAGCGACGCGGTGGTGGACCTCGGCTCCGAGTGGGGCCAGTACGAGTACGTCACCAACATCGGGTTCGCCGCCTGA
- a CDS encoding transporter substrate-binding domain-containing protein produces the protein MSLPSLAADLAPTGTLRASINLGNPVLAQGTPDAPSGITVDLAREIAARLGVPVEFLCFDAARKSFEAMADGRADLCFLAIEPAREAQVAFTAPYVLIEGVYVVPRESELKTPEDVDAPEVRIGVKAGSAYDLYLTRTLRHATLVRGDEGVDIFAAQRLEAGAGIRQPMTAYADAHPELRLIQEGFMQIRQAVGTTTTRRPESVRFLRELVEELKADGFVAASLRRAGQPENLAAPSA, from the coding sequence ATGAGTCTGCCCTCCCTCGCCGCCGACCTTGCGCCCACAGGTACCCTGCGTGCCTCCATCAACCTCGGCAATCCCGTCCTCGCGCAAGGCACACCGGACGCGCCGAGCGGCATCACCGTCGATCTCGCTCGGGAGATCGCAGCCCGGCTCGGTGTCCCCGTGGAGTTCCTCTGCTTCGACGCCGCACGCAAGTCGTTCGAGGCGATGGCCGACGGGCGGGCCGATCTGTGTTTCCTCGCGATCGAGCCCGCCCGCGAGGCGCAGGTCGCGTTCACGGCCCCGTACGTGCTCATCGAGGGCGTGTACGTCGTGCCCCGGGAATCCGAGTTGAAGACGCCCGAGGACGTCGACGCGCCGGAGGTCCGGATCGGAGTGAAGGCCGGCTCCGCGTACGACCTCTACCTCACCCGCACCCTGCGCCACGCCACCCTCGTTCGCGGTGACGAAGGCGTCGACATCTTTGCCGCGCAACGCCTGGAGGCGGGCGCGGGCATCCGGCAGCCGATGACCGCGTACGCCGACGCGCACCCCGAACTGCGGCTGATCCAGGAGGGGTTCATGCAGATCCGCCAGGCCGTCGGCACGACCACCACCCGGCGGCCGGAGAGCGTCCGATTCCTGCGGGAGCTGGTCGAGGAGCTCAAGGCCGACGGCTTCGTCGCCGCCTCACTGCGCCGAGCGGGGCAGCCCGAGAACCTGGCGGCCCCGTCGGCCTAG
- a CDS encoding dihydrofolate reductase, giving the protein MDIGLIWAQTLDGVIGADNAIPWRLPEDMAHFKATTLGHPVIMGRKTWDSLPARFRPLPGRRNIVVTRDPLWTAEGAQRAGSIDTALELAAESPEPTGTAAAWVIGGGEIYRAALPYARTLSVTEVDAPLSGDTYAPPLDPTWRITEDTGWRCSTTGLRHRIRRYTRP; this is encoded by the coding sequence GTGGACATCGGACTGATCTGGGCACAGACCCTCGACGGCGTGATCGGCGCCGACAACGCGATCCCCTGGCGCCTCCCCGAGGACATGGCGCACTTCAAAGCGACCACCCTCGGCCACCCCGTGATCATGGGCCGCAAGACCTGGGACTCACTGCCCGCGCGATTCCGTCCGCTGCCCGGCCGGCGCAACATCGTCGTGACGCGCGATCCGCTCTGGACGGCCGAAGGCGCGCAGCGCGCCGGATCCATCGACACGGCGCTGGAGCTTGCGGCCGAGTCGCCGGAGCCGACCGGTACGGCTGCCGCCTGGGTGATCGGCGGTGGTGAGATCTACCGTGCGGCCCTGCCGTACGCCAGGACGCTGTCGGTGACGGAAGTCGACGCACCGCTGTCCGGCGACACCTACGCCCCGCCACTCGATCCGACGTGGCGGATCACCGAGGACACCGGCTGGCGGTGCTCCACGACCGGCCTGCGCCACCGCATCCGTCGATACACCCGTCCGTAA
- a CDS encoding thymidylate synthase — protein sequence MADTQYEDLLQMVLTSGTAKADRTGTGTRSVFGHQLRYDLSQGFPLVTTKKVHLKSIVYELLWFLRGDSNIGWLHEHGVSIWDEWADSNGELGPVYGVQWRSWPAPDGRHIDQISQVLDTLRHDPDSRRMIVSAWNVADLDRMALAPCHAFFQFYVADGRLSCQLYQRSADLFLGVPFNIASYALLTHMVAQQAGFKPGDFIWTGGDCHIYDNHVEQVTEQLARTPFDFPELRLRKADSLFTYAYPDVEVLGYRHHPAIKAPVAV from the coding sequence GTGGCGGATACACAGTACGAAGACCTGTTGCAGATGGTGCTCACCTCCGGGACGGCCAAGGCCGACCGGACGGGGACCGGCACCCGAAGTGTCTTCGGGCACCAGCTCCGCTACGACCTCTCGCAGGGGTTCCCCCTGGTCACCACGAAGAAGGTGCACCTCAAGTCCATCGTGTACGAGTTGCTGTGGTTCCTGCGCGGCGACTCGAACATCGGCTGGCTGCACGAGCACGGCGTCAGCATCTGGGACGAGTGGGCCGACAGCAACGGCGAACTCGGCCCCGTCTACGGCGTGCAGTGGCGATCCTGGCCCGCGCCCGACGGCAGGCACATCGACCAGATCAGCCAGGTCCTCGACACCCTGCGCCACGACCCGGACTCCCGCCGGATGATCGTCTCCGCCTGGAACGTCGCTGATCTGGACCGGATGGCACTCGCCCCGTGCCACGCCTTCTTCCAGTTCTACGTCGCCGACGGCAGGCTCTCCTGCCAGCTGTACCAGCGCAGCGCGGACCTGTTCCTCGGCGTCCCGTTCAACATCGCCAGCTACGCCCTGCTCACCCACATGGTGGCGCAGCAAGCCGGCTTCAAGCCGGGCGACTTCATCTGGACCGGCGGCGACTGCCACATCTACGACAATCACGTCGAGCAGGTCACCGAACAGCTCGCGCGCACCCCGTTCGACTTCCCGGAGCTGCGCCTGCGCAAGGCCGACTCACTGTTCACCTACGCCTACCCCGACGTGGAAGTACTGGGCTACCGGCACCACCCCGCCATCAAAGCCCCCGTCGCCGTATGA
- a CDS encoding alpha/beta fold hydrolase — protein sequence MHGWGGGGREWSPHAEVLAGRFRGVVPDLDAPPGLSTAHVRTVLGTPDQVVAQAYAGMHTDPGAVGIRPHSEAYLRPRTQPALTVWTSEGGDVGTRHPARTGIPRGVVEYWPDSGHYLHEGQHPERTTRLVADWDEDAVDQVTAPPTP from the coding sequence GTGCACGGCTGGGGTGGGGGCGGCCGGGAGTGGTCCCCGCATGCGGAGGTGCTGGCCGGGCGGTTCCGGGGCGTCGTACCGGATCTGGACGCCCCGCCGGGACTGAGCACGGCCCACGTCCGCACAGTGCTCGGCACACCCGACCAAGTCGTCGCCCAGGCGTACGCCGGCATGCACACCGACCCGGGCGCGGTCGGCATCCGTCCTCACAGCGAGGCGTACCTCCGTCCGCGCACCCAACCGGCGCTCACCGTGTGGACGTCGGAGGGAGGCGATGTGGGAACGCGGCACCCTGCACGCACCGGGATCCCGCGTGGAGTAGTGGAGTACTGGCCGGACTCCGGGCACTATCTGCACGAAGGACAACACCCTGAGCGCACGACTCGCCTCGTGGCCGACTGGGATGAGGATGCCGTTGATCAGGTGACAGCGCCACCCACCCCCTAG
- a CDS encoding LysR family transcriptional regulator has protein sequence MDLDIVRTFVAAADAGQFQEAAAELAVTQQAVSKRIAALERNLGVRLFTRTARGAELTIDGQAFLPHARELLRVAERAVASVRTGRRPLRVDVIASRGAPSGLMRGFHHAHPEIDLDVVMLLDIETAVAAIRSGAIDASFRAVAAPGRPLAEDIASVRVLDEPLQLLTGPAHALAGARSVTVAQLVGHRIWMPGIVPGTEWAAYYDDLVAEFGLTIEATGPNFGSDALLDTVADTPALATFMGAHTRLVWPDGHGLRRIPVTDPTPVYPHSLLWHRDNPHPALVTLRAQLAATAAGHDAAGTWAPGWGMAR, from the coding sequence GTGGATCTCGACATCGTCCGGACCTTCGTCGCCGCCGCCGACGCGGGGCAGTTCCAGGAGGCGGCCGCCGAGTTGGCGGTCACCCAGCAGGCCGTCTCCAAGCGCATCGCCGCGCTGGAGCGCAACCTCGGCGTGCGGCTGTTCACCCGCACCGCGCGCGGTGCCGAGCTCACCATCGACGGGCAGGCGTTCTTGCCCCACGCGCGCGAGCTGCTGCGCGTCGCCGAGCGCGCGGTCGCGTCCGTGCGTACCGGCCGCCGTCCGCTGCGCGTCGACGTGATCGCCTCGCGCGGCGCGCCGTCGGGCCTGATGCGCGGCTTCCACCACGCGCACCCCGAGATCGACCTCGACGTGGTGATGCTGCTCGACATCGAGACGGCCGTCGCCGCCATCCGCTCTGGTGCGATCGACGCGTCCTTCCGCGCCGTCGCCGCGCCCGGCCGGCCTCTTGCCGAGGACATCGCGTCCGTCCGGGTCCTCGACGAGCCGCTGCAGCTCCTCACCGGCCCCGCCCACGCGCTGGCGGGCGCCCGGTCGGTGACCGTTGCTCAGCTCGTCGGCCACCGGATCTGGATGCCCGGCATCGTCCCCGGTACGGAGTGGGCCGCCTACTACGACGACCTCGTCGCCGAGTTCGGCCTCACCATCGAGGCGACCGGCCCCAACTTCGGCTCCGACGCGCTCCTGGACACGGTCGCCGACACCCCGGCCCTGGCCACCTTCATGGGCGCGCACACCCGCCTCGTCTGGCCCGACGGCCACGGCCTGCGCCGCATCCCGGTGACCGACCCGACACCCGTCTACCCGCACTCGCTCCTCTGGCACCGCGACAACCCCCACCCGGCGCTGGTCACCCTCCGCGCCCAGCTCGCCGCCACAGCAGCCGGCCACGACGCTGCCGGGACTTGGGCGCCGGGCTGGGGGATGGCACGCTGA
- a CDS encoding ankyrin repeat domain-containing protein, with translation MKNTWTPAHQAAEYEDAETLAQLLAEGVDPDEVCDNMTLLTHAIDAECDGALQSGGPLTVHTTAVLLAFGADPQLPDPDGQTPMGLAVHYGHDLAVKLLHRHINGPSGASR, from the coding sequence GTGAAGAACACGTGGACTCCCGCCCATCAGGCGGCGGAGTACGAGGATGCCGAGACCTTGGCTCAGCTGCTGGCCGAGGGAGTCGACCCCGATGAGGTATGCGACAACATGACGCTCCTGACGCATGCCATTGACGCGGAGTGCGATGGCGCCTTGCAGAGTGGCGGCCCGTTGACCGTGCATACCACCGCAGTGCTGCTGGCCTTCGGTGCTGACCCGCAGCTCCCGGATCCTGACGGGCAAACACCCATGGGCCTCGCGGTCCACTACGGCCATGACCTGGCGGTCAAGCTGTTGCATCGGCACATCAACGGACCAAGCGGCGCCAGTAGATGA
- a CDS encoding MFS transporter produces MRSGHRLGRLPGRLPGHLLGHRLGRQFGWLWAAYGTSALGTWLAFGAFPLIAIQVLHVGPAEVAALSCVGSAVGAAVAVPLGPWVEFRRKRPVLISMDLVRFAALLTIPAAFALDVLTFLQLLLVSVVVAAADITFRAASGAYLKTLLPAEDLLVASARFESTAWTTTIIGPPLGGAAIGLLGPVATVVADAVSYLLSALGIRATGGHEPLPERRKAARMRARDLLDGWRYILADAMLRPLFFNTALFNGLLMAAQPLLAVLMLGRLGFTPWQYGLAFAAPSIGGLLGSRLARPLVTRFGQHQVLIAAGALRAIWPIGLAFLGPGTGGLLLVIGVELGLIFCCGVFNPVSTTYRLERTPTDRVARTLSAWAVTTKASTALLTAVWGVLGALLGPRTAIGLAGLLLLATPLLLPRPAATPVSKPKPAPSRT; encoded by the coding sequence ATGAGGAGCGGGCACCGGCTGGGACGTCTGCCGGGACGTCTGCCTGGACATCTGCTCGGACATCGGCTGGGGCGGCAGTTCGGGTGGCTGTGGGCAGCGTACGGAACCAGCGCGCTCGGCACATGGCTCGCCTTCGGCGCGTTCCCGCTGATCGCCATCCAGGTGCTGCACGTCGGTCCGGCCGAGGTCGCCGCGCTCTCCTGCGTGGGGTCTGCGGTGGGAGCGGCCGTGGCGGTACCGCTCGGCCCGTGGGTGGAGTTCCGCCGCAAGCGGCCGGTGCTGATCTCGATGGACCTGGTGCGGTTCGCGGCGCTGCTGACGATCCCCGCCGCGTTCGCGCTCGACGTGCTCACCTTCCTTCAGCTCCTGCTGGTGTCGGTCGTCGTCGCGGCGGCCGACATCACCTTCCGCGCCGCCTCCGGCGCGTACCTCAAGACGCTGCTGCCGGCCGAGGACCTGCTCGTCGCAAGCGCCCGGTTCGAATCCACGGCCTGGACGACCACGATCATCGGACCACCGCTGGGCGGCGCGGCGATCGGGCTCCTCGGTCCGGTGGCGACGGTGGTGGCCGACGCGGTCAGCTACCTGCTCTCGGCCCTCGGCATCCGCGCAACAGGCGGGCACGAGCCGCTGCCCGAGCGCCGTAAGGCCGCGCGTATGCGGGCCCGGGACCTGCTCGACGGCTGGCGGTACATCCTCGCCGACGCGATGCTGCGACCGCTGTTCTTCAACACCGCCTTGTTCAACGGCCTGCTCATGGCCGCCCAGCCGCTGCTGGCCGTCCTCATGCTCGGCCGACTCGGGTTCACCCCGTGGCAGTACGGCCTCGCCTTCGCCGCGCCCTCGATCGGCGGGCTGCTCGGTTCCCGACTGGCCCGACCCCTCGTCACCCGGTTCGGACAGCACCAGGTCCTCATCGCGGCCGGGGCGCTGCGCGCAATCTGGCCCATCGGCCTGGCCTTCCTGGGGCCGGGCACCGGCGGGCTGCTGCTGGTGATAGGCGTCGAGCTCGGACTCATCTTCTGCTGCGGGGTCTTCAACCCCGTCTCAACCACCTACCGCCTCGAACGCACGCCAACCGACCGGGTCGCCCGCACCCTGTCCGCCTGGGCGGTGACGACAAAAGCCTCGACCGCACTCCTGACAGCCGTCTGGGGCGTACTCGGCGCCCTGCTCGGCCCGCGCACCGCCATCGGCCTGGCCGGCCTGCTCCTGCTGGCGACCCCGCTCCTGCTCCCCCGCCCCGCAGCAACGCCTGTCTCCAAGCCCAAGCCGGCACCGAGCCGCACCTGA
- a CDS encoding helix-turn-helix transcriptional regulator, whose amino-acid sequence MTDFDSIDALVEGARQQVPLPPTDERRRLREGLNVSRAQVAQALGVSPSTVGGWESGRDPNGELREKYAYFLDKARVKLQAQAQAQAQAQAEDQAEAEAQAAPPAEDADAPSDGDETQTGAPGGDAGGDAGADEVEALPAAQPCVLCGAPARHQVAGFPQHLDPAECTAAAGTSAEPAASAPQPAVRTAGREGRQAPRTRPHPTSTGPGVKIMPIGRRAQSAADMPDLIGQAVSEALTSHAGDVDKATAALVKKAIPDAMTLLDTTRRGGRYDIVAHPWLPDILRKQSARGADQIWEARPKWTRPELPPGEHEVTALDINGAYLSALKTWLPLGQLEHSTGDHHDRRRAGVHLITPSAWDHDAYLPNPIGSRDEPGPLWVTEPTLRLLLRLAGPKYGLCDPPEIHESWTSGATEGLLEKFRVALKDARDRAIAEGDEVTLEYVKAMYSKFVSTMGESNYNRELYRTDWMHLIRSQAFANLWWKAHRAYDEGLMVVRAMGTDELHVTGDWRAVFPEGRGVSEVKVKDVYSVGAEPDPAPGSEHDD is encoded by the coding sequence GTGACTGACTTCGACTCCATCGACGCCCTGGTGGAAGGCGCCCGTCAGCAGGTCCCATTGCCTCCCACAGACGAGCGGCGCCGCCTGCGCGAGGGGCTGAACGTGTCCCGCGCACAGGTGGCGCAGGCCCTTGGAGTGAGCCCGTCCACGGTCGGCGGCTGGGAGTCCGGCCGGGACCCGAACGGCGAACTGCGGGAGAAGTACGCGTACTTCCTCGACAAGGCGCGCGTCAAACTGCAGGCCCAGGCCCAGGCCCAGGCCCAGGCCCAGGCAGAGGACCAGGCCGAGGCCGAGGCCCAGGCAGCACCCCCGGCCGAGGACGCGGACGCCCCGTCCGACGGCGACGAGACGCAGACCGGGGCCCCGGGCGGGGACGCGGGCGGGGACGCAGGCGCGGACGAGGTCGAGGCCCTCCCGGCAGCTCAGCCATGCGTTCTGTGCGGGGCACCCGCCCGCCACCAAGTCGCCGGTTTCCCTCAGCATCTCGACCCCGCCGAATGCACGGCCGCTGCCGGCACCAGTGCTGAACCCGCCGCCTCCGCACCGCAACCCGCGGTCAGGACCGCGGGCCGGGAAGGACGACAGGCGCCCCGGACCCGGCCGCACCCCACCAGCACCGGTCCGGGAGTCAAGATCATGCCGATCGGACGCCGGGCACAGTCGGCTGCTGACATGCCGGACCTGATCGGGCAGGCCGTGTCCGAGGCCCTCACCAGCCACGCCGGTGATGTGGACAAGGCCACGGCGGCGCTGGTCAAGAAGGCGATCCCGGACGCGATGACGCTGCTGGACACCACCCGCAGGGGTGGCCGGTACGACATCGTCGCCCACCCGTGGCTGCCCGACATCCTGCGCAAGCAAAGTGCCCGCGGCGCAGACCAGATCTGGGAGGCCCGCCCCAAGTGGACGCGCCCCGAACTGCCGCCCGGCGAGCACGAGGTGACCGCGCTCGACATCAACGGCGCCTACCTGAGCGCGCTCAAGACATGGCTGCCCCTCGGCCAGCTCGAGCACTCCACCGGCGACCACCACGACCGGCGCCGCGCGGGCGTCCACCTGATCACCCCGTCGGCGTGGGACCACGACGCCTACCTCCCGAACCCCATCGGCAGCCGGGACGAGCCGGGCCCCCTGTGGGTGACCGAGCCGACCCTGCGCCTGCTGCTGCGTCTCGCGGGGCCGAAGTACGGGCTGTGCGATCCGCCGGAGATCCACGAGTCGTGGACCTCGGGGGCCACGGAGGGTCTGTTGGAGAAGTTCCGTGTCGCTCTGAAGGACGCGCGCGACCGGGCGATCGCCGAGGGCGACGAGGTGACGCTGGAGTACGTCAAGGCCATGTACTCGAAGTTCGTCTCGACCATGGGGGAGTCGAACTACAACCGGGAGCTGTACCGCACCGACTGGATGCACCTCATCCGCTCGCAGGCCTTCGCGAACCTGTGGTGGAAGGCCCACCGGGCGTACGACGAGGGCCTGATGGTCGTCCGCGCGATGGGCACCGACGAACTCCACGTCACCGGCGACTGGCGCGCGGTGTTCCCTGAAGGACGCGGTGTGAGCGAGGTAAAGGTCAAAGACGTCTACTCCGTCGGCGCCGAGCCGGATCCCGCCCCTGGTAGCGAACACGACGACTGA